One genomic region from Arthrobacter sp. FB24 encodes:
- a CDS encoding alpha-L-rhamnosidase, with product MTAQIDATAQDLLAKATWIQAAEDTVPPAGARPAYEFRTTFTLHGAPRHATLAATAHGIYEAFINGVRVGDEELTPGLTSYAKTLYVQHHEVTGLLETGLNELRLVLSDGWFRGRCGPSRVPDNFGVHTALVAQLNLETSADTIIIATGPDWEYGTGSITAADLMDGQTNDFTRLDDIPWQPVRVADNALTLDRSRLAFSPAPPVRRIRQYPAIDVTRLSRGRQIVDFGQNLNGWVRLSALGPAGTTTKLTHGEALDPTGDLTTAHLAYTPYPDPNPLPTGQTDTVISRGHPGDVFEPRHTTHGFRYVAVDGLLEDLNPADIVAVLVHTDLAATGTFECSDERVNRLHRIAEASWHANACDVPTDCPQRERWGYTGDYQIFVRSAAFLDDIYGFSRKWLQSLADDQLDNGCITNVAPNTGVVDNPEIPFSFDGSAGWGDAATIVPWQLYVTYGDARVLEDSFEMMTRWVDYIAGLAATGRHPSRQESRAEPAPHESFLWDSGFHWGEWAEPGGAFDFFGDKGIVATAYMARSADIVSKAAAILGKKELAHHYRELHANALDAWRTEYLTPAGHLTLESQANYVRGLAFGLIPAELETNAVNRLVELIREKDNHLSTGFLSTPFLLPVLADHGRTDVAYELLFQDTAPSWMTMLDRGATTIWESWEGITEDGMMHESLNHYSKGAVITFLHEYVAGIRPDENHPGYEHFTIEPKPGHGLNWARANLRAARGAITSAWHIDDETFTLDVTVPAGATARIVMPTGTQHTAGPGNHTFKE from the coding sequence TTGACTGCCCAGATCGATGCCACTGCCCAGGACCTGCTCGCCAAGGCGACCTGGATCCAGGCCGCTGAAGACACTGTCCCTCCGGCCGGCGCGCGCCCAGCCTACGAATTCCGCACCACCTTCACCCTTCACGGGGCGCCTCGGCACGCCACCCTGGCGGCCACCGCCCACGGGATCTATGAAGCCTTCATCAACGGGGTCCGTGTTGGCGATGAGGAACTGACGCCCGGCCTGACCAGTTACGCCAAGACCCTCTACGTGCAGCACCACGAGGTCACCGGCTTGCTGGAGACGGGTTTGAACGAACTGCGGCTGGTGCTCAGCGATGGATGGTTCCGCGGACGATGCGGACCCAGCCGGGTTCCTGACAACTTCGGAGTACATACCGCTCTTGTCGCACAACTCAACCTCGAAACATCAGCCGACACCATCATCATTGCCACGGGCCCTGACTGGGAATACGGCACCGGCTCCATCACCGCCGCAGACCTCATGGACGGGCAAACGAACGATTTCACGAGGCTGGACGACATCCCATGGCAGCCCGTCAGGGTCGCCGACAACGCGTTGACCCTTGATCGATCCCGGCTCGCCTTTTCGCCCGCGCCTCCCGTGCGGCGCATCCGTCAATACCCGGCTATTGACGTCACCAGGCTCTCCCGTGGCAGACAGATCGTGGACTTTGGACAAAACCTCAACGGCTGGGTCCGACTGTCAGCGCTCGGACCGGCAGGAACCACCACCAAGCTCACCCACGGAGAAGCCCTCGACCCCACCGGTGACCTGACCACCGCGCACCTCGCCTACACCCCGTACCCGGACCCCAACCCCCTGCCCACAGGCCAAACCGACACCGTTATCTCCCGAGGGCATCCCGGCGACGTGTTCGAACCACGCCACACCACCCACGGGTTCCGGTACGTTGCCGTCGATGGCCTTCTTGAGGACCTCAACCCGGCCGACATCGTCGCCGTCCTCGTGCACACGGACTTGGCAGCTACCGGCACTTTCGAATGCAGCGACGAACGTGTCAACCGACTGCACCGCATCGCTGAGGCCAGCTGGCACGCGAACGCGTGCGACGTGCCCACTGACTGCCCGCAACGGGAACGCTGGGGCTACACCGGCGACTACCAAATTTTCGTCCGCAGCGCCGCGTTCCTCGACGACATCTATGGTTTCTCGAGGAAATGGCTGCAGTCGCTGGCTGATGACCAGCTCGACAACGGCTGCATCACCAACGTTGCCCCCAACACGGGCGTGGTCGACAACCCCGAGATCCCCTTCTCCTTTGACGGGTCCGCAGGCTGGGGGGACGCGGCAACCATCGTGCCCTGGCAGCTCTACGTAACCTACGGCGACGCCCGCGTGCTCGAAGATAGCTTCGAGATGATGACCCGATGGGTGGACTACATCGCCGGCCTCGCCGCGACCGGGCGGCACCCCTCCCGCCAGGAGAGCCGAGCGGAACCTGCGCCCCATGAAAGCTTCCTTTGGGACTCAGGCTTCCACTGGGGAGAATGGGCCGAGCCCGGGGGAGCCTTCGACTTCTTTGGCGACAAAGGCATCGTGGCCACCGCATACATGGCCCGTTCCGCGGACATCGTCTCCAAAGCCGCCGCGATCCTCGGTAAAAAGGAGCTCGCCCACCACTACCGGGAACTTCATGCCAACGCCCTTGACGCCTGGCGCACCGAGTACCTCACCCCGGCAGGTCACCTGACCCTCGAATCGCAAGCCAACTACGTGCGGGGTCTGGCTTTCGGGCTGATCCCTGCAGAACTCGAAACAAACGCCGTCAACCGTCTTGTCGAGCTCATCCGGGAAAAGGACAACCATCTGTCCACAGGATTCCTCTCGACACCATTCCTGCTGCCGGTACTGGCGGACCACGGCCGGACAGATGTCGCCTATGAACTGCTGTTCCAGGACACCGCTCCGAGCTGGATGACCATGCTCGACAGGGGTGCGACCACGATTTGGGAATCCTGGGAAGGAATCACCGAAGACGGCATGATGCATGAGTCGCTGAACCACTACTCCAAGGGAGCGGTCATCACGTTCCTTCACGAATACGTCGCCGGCATCCGTCCCGACGAAAACCACCCCGGGTATGAGCACTTCACTATCGAACCCAAGCCCGGCCACGGACTGAACTGGGCACGCGCAAACCTCCGTGCAGCGCGCGGGGCTATCACCAGCGCATGGCACATCGACGACGAGACGTTCACACTCGACGTGACCGTGCCCGCGGGGGCAACCGCCCGCATTGTCATGCCCACCGGAACACAGCACACAGCCGGGCCGGGAAACCACACCTTCAAGGAATAG
- a CDS encoding alpha/beta hydrolase fold domain-containing protein, producing the protein MQTLTPPRSPSLRSRILRSILLRAKNTNDIAATLAKKEAEEVNGRPDPTPSRSALSGITITRMVIADTVVFRLRHKRREPQRAVLFFHGGGYIEGPSAGTWMIGARFVRDAAAEVWIPAYRLAPRQTAETTVAVAQAVYEKLISVWSPEAVAVSGDSAGGGLALATVQAAAASGLPMPAMLGLFAPWVDLTMSDWREQAAADPMLDYGRLTQSAKAYAGDLPLEDPRVSPLHGDLTGLPPTWVIVGDDDMLVHQNRRLRDGLVAAGTPHVYREDPGMAHVHVLLPVPEGRRALNAFLEAMQVTGSI; encoded by the coding sequence ATGCAAACCCTCACCCCACCGCGCAGCCCCTCCCTGCGCAGCCGCATCCTTCGCTCCATCCTGCTCCGCGCCAAGAACACCAACGACATCGCCGCAACCCTCGCCAAAAAAGAAGCGGAGGAAGTCAACGGCAGACCTGACCCAACCCCGAGCCGTTCGGCACTTTCGGGCATCACCATCACACGAATGGTCATCGCCGATACCGTCGTGTTCCGTCTGCGGCACAAGCGGCGGGAGCCCCAAAGGGCCGTGCTCTTCTTTCACGGCGGCGGCTACATCGAGGGCCCGTCAGCAGGAACCTGGATGATCGGGGCCCGCTTTGTCAGGGACGCCGCGGCAGAGGTGTGGATACCTGCCTACCGCCTGGCGCCCCGGCAAACAGCCGAAACGACTGTCGCGGTCGCGCAGGCTGTTTACGAAAAGCTCATCTCCGTGTGGTCCCCGGAGGCCGTCGCCGTGTCCGGTGATTCAGCAGGTGGCGGCCTCGCCCTTGCAACCGTGCAAGCAGCCGCCGCATCGGGCCTACCAATGCCTGCGATGCTCGGCCTGTTCGCGCCATGGGTTGACCTGACAATGTCCGACTGGAGGGAGCAAGCCGCAGCCGATCCCATGCTCGACTACGGCAGGCTCACACAATCAGCCAAGGCCTACGCTGGCGACCTCCCACTGGAAGACCCACGCGTTAGCCCCCTCCACGGTGACCTAACCGGCCTGCCTCCCACCTGGGTCATCGTCGGTGACGACGACATGCTGGTTCATCAAAACCGCCGCCTGCGCGACGGACTGGTCGCAGCGGGGACTCCCCATGTATACCGTGAAGACCCCGGGATGGCGCACGTTCACGTCCTACTCCCAGTCCCCGAAGGACGCCGTGCCCTCAACGCCTTCCTGGAAGCCATGCAGGTGACCGGATCCATCTGA
- a CDS encoding integrase core domain-containing protein, which yields MSQWPDDPPRGAVTAFCAEHGISRKTFYVLLGRARAGGPATALEPRSRRPRTSPSRISDEAKEQALRVRGALERSGLDHGPISVFEKMKSMGLEPVPSVASLARIFRQSGVARLEPRKKPRAAYRRWQLDATEYVLTGGRKCVIFQLIDDHSRFAVASHVAAGETSEAAIAVVKKGITAHGVPQKLLTDNGAALNPSRRGHQGQLLTCVTSLGIEAVTGKPYKPTTQGKNERFHQTLFRFLDKQPLARTIEQLQEQVGAFDQLYNTERPHQGLPGRITPRQAWAATPVAEPPHPKPVPALTQDRTRGSGQATRIAYPNGRVTINSVVYMIGRPYARHCIHALWDTEMIQFFDDQGTHITSYPCPPAGTKSVGNGKPPGRTMKQPPTVTEVLTHDMSPIS from the coding sequence ATCTCGCAGTGGCCGGATGATCCGCCGCGTGGTGCCGTGACAGCGTTCTGTGCCGAGCATGGCATCTCCCGTAAGACGTTTTACGTGTTGTTGGGCCGGGCCCGGGCCGGGGGCCCGGCTACAGCGTTGGAACCGCGGTCCCGTCGGCCGCGCACGAGCCCGTCCAGGATCAGTGATGAGGCCAAGGAGCAGGCACTTCGGGTGCGGGGAGCGTTGGAGCGCTCGGGCCTGGACCACGGACCGATCAGCGTGTTTGAGAAGATGAAGTCCATGGGCCTGGAACCGGTTCCCTCGGTTGCGTCGCTGGCCAGAATCTTCCGTCAAAGCGGTGTCGCGAGGCTGGAGCCGCGGAAGAAACCCCGGGCCGCGTACCGCCGGTGGCAGCTGGATGCGACCGAGTACGTCCTCACCGGTGGCCGTAAATGCGTGATTTTCCAGCTCATCGATGACCACTCCCGTTTCGCGGTCGCCTCCCACGTTGCCGCCGGGGAAACGTCCGAGGCCGCGATCGCGGTGGTGAAGAAGGGCATCACCGCGCACGGGGTACCGCAGAAACTGCTCACGGATAACGGGGCCGCGTTGAACCCTTCACGGCGGGGCCATCAAGGCCAGCTCCTCACGTGCGTCACCTCCCTGGGGATCGAGGCGGTCACCGGGAAACCTTACAAACCAACCACGCAGGGCAAGAACGAACGCTTCCATCAGACCCTATTCCGGTTCCTGGACAAACAACCCCTCGCCAGGACAATTGAACAGCTTCAGGAGCAGGTCGGAGCGTTCGATCAGCTCTATAACACCGAACGCCCGCACCAGGGTTTGCCCGGGCGGATCACCCCGCGCCAAGCATGGGCGGCCACACCGGTCGCCGAGCCACCACACCCGAAACCTGTCCCGGCCCTCACACAGGACAGGACCCGCGGCAGCGGCCAGGCCACCCGCATCGCCTACCCCAACGGCAGAGTCACGATCAACAGCGTGGTCTACATGATCGGCAGACCCTACGCCCGGCACTGCATCCACGCGCTCTGGGACACCGAGATGATCCAGTTCTTCGATGACCAGGGCACCCACATCACGTCCTACCCCTGCCCGCCAGCCGGGACCAAATCAGTCGGCAACGGCAAGCCCCCAGGACGCACCATGAAACAACCCCCAACCGTCACCGAAGTCCTGACACACGACATGTCACCGATCTCCTGA
- a CDS encoding heme-degrading domain-containing protein: MVPEPIDLPTEPEFDPDSRAEQSDPALRSLIERIEGEIRTLQLGSFSQADALALGLLLVEMATERKLPVAIDIRRNEHVLFHVSLPGATPDNEIWVQKKSKTAERYAEPSLLVGLKGRLGGGSIEDNGWFDQTRYAPHGGAFPVYVKGTGHVATVTVSGLPQKDDHDFVVEALTLFSNRITD, translated from the coding sequence ATGGTCCCCGAACCCATAGACCTACCGACCGAACCGGAATTTGATCCGGACTCCCGGGCCGAACAATCCGACCCCGCCCTACGCTCGCTGATCGAACGCATCGAAGGCGAAATCCGCACTTTACAGCTGGGCAGCTTCAGCCAGGCCGACGCCCTCGCCCTTGGACTGTTGCTAGTGGAAATGGCCACCGAACGAAAACTCCCGGTCGCCATCGACATCCGCCGAAACGAGCACGTACTCTTCCACGTCTCCCTGCCCGGGGCCACCCCTGACAACGAAATCTGGGTCCAGAAAAAGAGCAAAACAGCGGAGCGGTACGCCGAACCATCCCTTCTCGTAGGCCTCAAGGGACGACTCGGCGGCGGAAGCATAGAAGACAACGGCTGGTTCGACCAGACACGCTATGCACCCCACGGCGGAGCATTCCCTGTATACGTGAAAGGCACCGGGCACGTGGCCACCGTGACAGTTTCCGGTCTGCCGCAGAAGGATGATCACGACTTCGTTGTAGAGGCACTGACGTTGTTCAGCAACCGAATCACGGACTAG
- a CDS encoding LacI family DNA-binding transcriptional regulator — MAPRITLEDVSKAAGVSRSTASLVVRGSSRIPEATAAKVREAMNELGYVYNRQAANLRQSRSMTLGLIVTEIINPYFAELAMAVDQIAHDAGYTIFIGYSRDHADRQHEIISSMIERQVDGILLLPAPDTDPEKLAKQVNAAGVPVVLLARRFAGFDYVGSENVKGATILGDHLSALGCRSVAFLGGLTASSLAEREEGLRASLEPRGCDVWSVDEFRSPITPEGGVAAVGRLFDQGKLPDAIIAYNDAVAQGIYDEMRRRGLEPGRDLAVASFDDTRIAASQVPPMTSVAGFPQEIGAKGAEMLMTRLADGNEDIPTQLTLIQPQLKIRSSTATWRRRT; from the coding sequence ATGGCCCCGCGCATCACCCTCGAAGACGTGAGCAAGGCTGCCGGCGTCTCACGTTCAACCGCTTCCCTCGTCGTTAGGGGCAGCTCCCGCATCCCGGAAGCGACAGCGGCCAAGGTACGCGAAGCAATGAACGAGCTCGGCTACGTCTACAACCGGCAGGCCGCCAACCTCCGGCAGAGCAGGTCCATGACACTCGGGCTCATCGTCACAGAGATCATCAACCCCTACTTTGCCGAGCTGGCCATGGCCGTCGACCAGATCGCCCACGACGCCGGCTACACCATCTTCATCGGCTACAGCCGCGACCACGCGGACCGCCAGCACGAAATCATTTCGTCAATGATCGAACGCCAGGTCGACGGCATTCTTTTGCTCCCGGCACCAGATACTGACCCGGAGAAACTGGCCAAGCAGGTCAATGCCGCCGGCGTCCCTGTGGTATTGCTCGCACGCCGGTTCGCCGGCTTCGACTACGTGGGGAGCGAGAACGTCAAGGGGGCAACGATCCTCGGAGATCACCTTTCGGCGTTGGGCTGCCGAAGCGTGGCATTCCTCGGCGGCCTGACGGCATCCTCCCTGGCAGAACGGGAGGAAGGTCTTCGGGCGTCGCTTGAACCCAGGGGCTGCGACGTGTGGAGCGTGGACGAGTTCCGCAGCCCCATCACTCCGGAAGGAGGCGTGGCCGCAGTGGGCCGGCTTTTCGACCAGGGAAAACTCCCCGACGCGATCATTGCGTACAACGACGCGGTCGCCCAAGGTATCTACGACGAGATGCGGCGCCGCGGGCTGGAACCCGGCCGTGACCTCGCGGTGGCATCCTTCGATGACACCCGCATCGCCGCAAGCCAGGTTCCTCCCATGACATCCGTTGCCGGATTCCCCCAGGAGATCGGGGCAAAAGGCGCCGAAATGCTAATGACCCGCCTCGCGGACGGGAACGAGGACATTCCCACGCAACTGACTCTCATCCAGCCACAGCTCAAGATCCGGTCCTCCACGGCGACCTGGCGGCGCCGGACCTAA
- a CDS encoding GMC oxidoreductase yields MSWESIDEAPCPAAPAQAAHPDEVIRTDIAIIGSGMGGGTMAYALKDSGAKVLVIERGHRLPVEPANSDLDEVYLKGRYKNADTWYNGRTGAPFKPGVFYWVGGNTKVYGACLPRFRASDFAETRHADGISPAWPFSYEDLEPYYTRAEQLFQVRGQIGEDPTEPMHSEAYPHAPLDHEPAIQSLADSFRRQGLHPFRMPNGLEAETQDKRALCATSDGAPNEAGLKSDAEKVAINPALAAGVELLADTKVIRLLTGDDGRTVVAALAEQNDRIIRIEADKFILAAGAVNSAALLLNSATPEIPGGLANSSGLVGRNYMVHNSTFFIGINPFKVNRTLWQKTLGLNDWYEAGPANQFPLGNLQMLGKLRASMLKMARPWAPTWLLKAMSDRSIDIYLTTEDLPRRSNGISVVNGRINVWWKPNNLGPHKELVHRISKAVRKAGYPAIFTERMGIETNSHQCGTAVAGHDPSTSVLTPDCRAHDLDNLWVVDSSFFPSSAALNPALTIAANALRVADTILAARDPAAQRLSAGKD; encoded by the coding sequence GTGTCCTGGGAATCAATTGACGAGGCACCGTGTCCGGCAGCGCCGGCACAAGCCGCGCACCCGGACGAGGTGATCCGGACTGACATTGCCATCATCGGATCAGGCATGGGCGGAGGCACCATGGCCTACGCCCTCAAGGACTCCGGCGCGAAGGTCCTGGTCATCGAACGCGGCCACCGCCTCCCTGTTGAACCGGCAAATTCCGACCTGGACGAGGTATACCTCAAGGGCCGCTACAAAAACGCCGACACCTGGTACAACGGCCGCACCGGGGCACCCTTCAAACCGGGCGTCTTCTACTGGGTGGGAGGCAACACCAAGGTCTACGGCGCCTGCCTGCCGCGTTTCCGCGCCAGCGACTTCGCGGAAACCCGGCACGCGGACGGAATCTCGCCGGCCTGGCCCTTCAGCTACGAAGACCTCGAACCGTACTACACCCGTGCCGAACAGCTGTTCCAGGTCCGCGGCCAGATCGGCGAGGACCCCACCGAACCCATGCACTCAGAGGCTTACCCGCACGCGCCGCTAGACCACGAACCAGCCATCCAGTCACTGGCGGATTCCTTCCGCCGGCAGGGCCTGCATCCGTTCCGAATGCCCAACGGGCTGGAGGCCGAAACCCAGGACAAACGCGCACTGTGCGCCACCAGCGACGGTGCGCCGAACGAAGCCGGGTTAAAGTCCGACGCCGAAAAGGTCGCCATCAATCCGGCGCTGGCTGCCGGCGTCGAACTTCTAGCCGATACCAAAGTCATCCGGCTCCTCACCGGTGATGACGGCCGGACTGTCGTCGCGGCCCTCGCCGAGCAGAACGACCGCATCATCCGCATCGAAGCGGACAAATTCATCCTCGCCGCCGGGGCCGTGAACTCGGCAGCGCTCCTGCTGAACTCGGCCACTCCCGAGATTCCTGGCGGCCTGGCCAACTCCTCCGGACTCGTGGGCCGGAACTACATGGTGCACAACAGCACCTTCTTCATCGGCATCAACCCGTTCAAAGTCAACCGGACGCTGTGGCAGAAAACCCTGGGTCTCAACGATTGGTACGAAGCCGGACCCGCCAACCAGTTCCCCTTGGGGAACCTGCAGATGCTCGGAAAACTACGTGCCAGCATGCTCAAGATGGCCAGGCCCTGGGCACCAACCTGGCTCCTGAAAGCCATGTCGGACCGCAGCATCGACATTTACCTCACCACCGAGGACCTCCCCCGGCGGAGCAACGGCATCAGCGTTGTCAACGGCAGGATCAACGTCTGGTGGAAACCGAATAACCTCGGCCCCCACAAGGAATTGGTCCACCGGATCAGCAAGGCCGTCCGGAAAGCCGGCTACCCAGCCATCTTCACCGAGCGCATGGGCATCGAAACCAACTCCCACCAGTGCGGAACAGCCGTGGCAGGACACGATCCCTCCACCAGCGTTCTCACCCCTGACTGCCGAGCCCATGACTTGGACAACCTCTGGGTGGTCGACAGCTCCTTCTTTCCCTCATCGGCGGCACTCAACCCGGCGCTGACCATCGCAGCCAATGCCCTCCGCGTGGCGGACACCATTCTCGCGGCCCGCGACCCGGCCGCCCAACGGCTCTCCGCAGGAAAGGATTGA
- a CDS encoding glycoside hydrolase family 88 protein: MTATATSAPAHAPAVLPTMLPLTLPTGYEVPAEFADAASKAWKTASAKLNGLIIRHPDRFPLYTEEGKWVVDGEAWTNWCEGFLGGQLWMLSRRADEADRARFRSAAEHYSELIEERKSDDTVHDLGFLFWSTFRRWFEATGDTTKRDVVIEAGRTTASRYREAGRYMPSFRQPDSLFIDIMMNIHMALYAAQQTGDQDMARKAVDHCLTTRRFLMRGDGSASHEGIFDLETGSFLKQTTQQGFADDGSWARGQAWALYGFGTVYRFTGERRFLETAIAAADFYLEKTGDCLVPPNDWDEPNPVRPYETSAAAAAAGGFWQLAGLIQDRTKAQVYADYAVAIIGRLTEDDFLAGPSEDWEGVLKHGSYHEGKGLGVDESVMWGDYWFLDTMDQIQQYAEAQRGR, encoded by the coding sequence ATGACTGCCACCGCAACCTCCGCCCCGGCGCACGCACCCGCCGTGCTGCCCACGATGCTGCCCCTCACGCTGCCGACAGGCTACGAAGTCCCCGCAGAGTTCGCCGATGCCGCCTCCAAGGCATGGAAGACCGCCTCGGCGAAACTGAACGGACTGATCATCAGGCACCCGGACCGGTTCCCGCTCTACACAGAGGAAGGCAAATGGGTGGTCGACGGCGAAGCCTGGACCAACTGGTGCGAAGGCTTCCTTGGGGGTCAGCTGTGGATGCTTTCCCGCCGGGCCGACGAGGCCGATCGCGCCCGCTTTCGTAGCGCGGCCGAGCACTACTCCGAGCTCATCGAAGAACGCAAGAGCGACGACACCGTCCACGACCTGGGCTTCTTGTTCTGGTCCACTTTCCGGCGTTGGTTCGAAGCAACAGGTGACACCACCAAGCGCGACGTCGTCATCGAGGCCGGACGCACCACTGCCAGCCGCTACCGGGAAGCCGGCCGGTACATGCCCAGCTTCCGCCAGCCCGACAGCCTGTTCATCGACATCATGATGAACATCCACATGGCCCTCTACGCCGCGCAGCAGACCGGAGACCAGGACATGGCCCGCAAAGCCGTAGACCACTGCCTCACCACCCGCCGGTTCCTCATGCGCGGCGACGGCTCGGCCTCCCACGAAGGCATTTTCGATCTGGAAACCGGCTCCTTCCTGAAGCAGACCACTCAGCAGGGCTTCGCCGACGACGGATCCTGGGCCCGCGGGCAGGCCTGGGCGCTCTACGGCTTCGGTACCGTCTACCGCTTCACCGGCGAACGGCGCTTCCTCGAAACCGCCATCGCCGCCGCGGACTTCTACCTCGAAAAGACCGGCGACTGTCTCGTCCCACCGAACGACTGGGACGAACCCAACCCCGTCCGGCCCTACGAAACATCGGCTGCGGCCGCCGCGGCCGGCGGCTTCTGGCAGCTCGCCGGCCTCATCCAGGACCGCACCAAAGCGCAGGTCTATGCCGATTACGCGGTGGCCATCATCGGCCGCCTAACCGAGGACGATTTCCTGGCCGGGCCGAGCGAGGACTGGGAGGGCGTGCTCAAACACGGCAGCTACCACGAAGGAAAGGGTCTGGGCGTCGACGAGTCGGTGATGTGGGGCGATTACTGGTTCCTGGACACCATGGACCAGATCCAGCAGTACGCCGAAGCCCAGAGAGGCCGGTGA
- a CDS encoding aldehyde dehydrogenase family protein has protein sequence METKSYTLDDVEPTYRPMIIDGEDAQAQSGQTFTRLSPAHEVEVTSFPEGGHEDVNRAVTAARKALDRGWRQSTGSERSKLLLKVADLVRRDAEALSLAETLETGKPITQSRNEVSGTAELWEYAASLARNTHGDAHNALGQDTLAMVVHEPIGVVGMITPWNFPLLIISQKLPFALAAGNTAVIKPSESTSATTVMLGQLIREAGFPAGVVNIVTGGRVVGAAIAEHPGIDMISFTGSTGVGKGIASAAGRDLKKVELELGGKNPQIITANADFTAAVDAGVFGGYFNVGQCCNSGSRLIVHRSIADEFASAVVERAQHMRVGDPLKAETLVGSLVNDAQLAVVERYVAEGRDAGAHLLTGGDRLDTGLNGRFYQPTVFTDVTAHMTIATDEIFGPVLSVLPYDTLEEAIGIANSTSFGLSAGIWSNDINEALTAARDLRAGTVWVNRWMDGYPEVPFGGYGHSGIGRELGRQALAEFSELKTIQLQVGIRENRWVDAPDAPRR, from the coding sequence ATGGAAACCAAGAGCTACACGCTCGACGATGTCGAGCCCACCTACCGCCCGATGATCATCGACGGCGAAGACGCCCAGGCACAAAGCGGCCAGACCTTCACCCGACTGAGCCCGGCGCATGAAGTCGAAGTCACCTCCTTCCCGGAGGGCGGGCATGAAGACGTAAACCGTGCCGTCACTGCCGCCAGAAAAGCCCTCGACCGCGGCTGGCGCCAGTCCACCGGATCCGAACGGTCCAAGCTGCTCCTGAAGGTCGCCGATCTCGTCCGCCGCGACGCCGAAGCATTGTCCCTGGCCGAAACGCTGGAGACCGGTAAACCGATCACCCAGTCACGCAACGAAGTCTCCGGCACCGCCGAGCTATGGGAGTATGCGGCCAGTCTGGCCCGCAACACCCACGGCGATGCCCACAACGCCCTCGGCCAGGACACCCTGGCAATGGTCGTCCACGAGCCCATCGGCGTCGTCGGCATGATCACGCCCTGGAACTTCCCGCTGCTGATCATCAGCCAAAAACTGCCGTTCGCCCTCGCCGCCGGCAACACCGCCGTGATCAAACCCAGCGAAAGCACCTCAGCGACCACCGTCATGCTGGGCCAGCTCATCCGCGAAGCGGGTTTCCCGGCCGGCGTCGTCAACATCGTCACCGGCGGCCGCGTCGTGGGCGCGGCCATTGCCGAACACCCCGGAATCGACATGATCAGCTTCACCGGCTCCACCGGCGTGGGCAAAGGCATAGCCTCCGCCGCCGGCCGGGACCTCAAAAAGGTCGAACTCGAACTCGGCGGGAAAAACCCGCAAATCATCACCGCCAACGCCGATTTCACCGCCGCGGTCGACGCCGGTGTCTTCGGCGGCTACTTCAACGTCGGCCAGTGCTGCAACTCCGGCAGCCGCCTCATCGTGCACCGCTCCATCGCCGACGAATTCGCATCCGCCGTCGTCGAGCGTGCCCAGCACATGCGCGTCGGTGACCCGCTCAAGGCCGAGACCCTCGTCGGTTCCCTTGTCAACGACGCCCAGCTCGCCGTCGTCGAACGCTACGTGGCCGAAGGCCGCGACGCCGGCGCGCACCTGCTCACCGGCGGTGACCGGCTCGATACCGGCCTCAACGGCCGCTTCTACCAGCCCACCGTCTTCACCGACGTCACCGCCCATATGACCATTGCCACCGACGAGATCTTCGGGCCCGTCCTGTCCGTGCTGCCCTACGACACCCTGGAGGAGGCCATTGGGATCGCCAACTCCACCTCGTTCGGCCTGTCCGCCGGCATCTGGAGCAACGACATCAACGAAGCCCTGACCGCCGCCCGCGACCTGCGCGCCGGGACCGTCTGGGTCAACCGCTGGATGGACGGATACCCCGAAGTGCCGTTTGGCGGCTACGGACACAGCGGCATCGGCCGCGAACTCGGCCGCCAGGCCCTCGCCGAGTTCAGCGAACTGAAAACCATCCAACTCCAGGTCGGCATCCGTGAAAACCGCTGGGTCGACGCCCCCGACGCACCCCGCCGCTAA